The genomic DNA TATTCTATTCCCTCATCCCAGCCACCAATGCCTCTGGTGAGCACCCCTTgcccactcactcacccaaCCAACTACAACACCGACTATAACGTCCTCAACAGCCGGTCGGAATCCCCTCCCTCAGCCTTCTTCCCTGCTTCGAATGAACTGTTCTCCCCCGCCTCGAGTGAGCTGTTCGACTTTGCTCGGtcccccagcagcagcagcagcagcaccactaccaccacgACCTCGCCGCGATCTCCTCCCACCAAAGACTTGAAGGAAACCGAGGCCTGGGGCCCCGCGGACTTGCACCAGATGGGATACCTCGACGTTTCCGGCAACTGGCGCTGCCGGTACTCGGGGTGCTGCTCCTCCCGCGTCTTCCTCCGGGCGTGCGACCTGCGGAAGCACTTCCGCGGCCACGCCAAGTACTTCTTCTGCACAGAGACGAGGTGCCGGCAGGCGGGCGTCGGGTTCGCGACCCGCAAGGACTTCCAACGGCACATGGGGTCACACAAGCCGGCCGTCCCGTGCCTACACCCGGACTGCGATCGCATCTTCAGCCGGAAGGACAACATGGTGAGTTGACCGGCACGGTTGACGGTACCCGCTCTTGTCCCGTTTCGTTCTTGGACACGGAGGCTAACGGGAAGGGACAGAGAGAGCACTACAGGAAGATTCATCAGCGACTTGGAAATAAACTCTTGACGCGGAGGTGCCGTCCTGCCAAGACGAGAGAGTCTCAGACTGCATCGCCGCCAAAGGTCTAACTGCTCGACCTGCTGCATGGAGTCCCGGACAGGGACTCAGTTcgaggaaaggaaaaagTTTAACGAGGTGGTGGGACTTTTTACTCTGCGATGGTACGCCCCTaatgatgatgacgaagtAAATATGCGGTGGGTTAAGCGTCGTCTTGTTTTCTGGACTTTGAGCGTTAAATAAGTGTCAGCACTGTCTTTCTTTTCGT from Colletotrichum higginsianum IMI 349063 chromosome 3, whole genome shotgun sequence includes the following:
- a CDS encoding C2H2 transcription factor; translated protein: MESYLKETSYTFLDVSASLSEYVFDPHFIPFLAGDELDTFLYPYSIPSSQPPMPLVSTPCPLTHPTNYNTDYNVLNSRSESPPSAFFPASNELFSPASSELFDFARSPSSSSSSTTTTTTSPRSPPTKDLKETEAWGPADLHQMGYLDVSGNWRCRYSGCCSSRVFLRACDLRKHFRGHAKYFFCTETRCRQAGVGFATRKDFQRHMGSHKPAVPCLHPDCDRIFSRKDNMVS